The stretch of DNA TTACTTTGTCTTTTCAATTTCTGCTTTTTTATTAGGGATAATCATTTGTTCTAAACATTTTAGACTTTAAAGATGGTAATTTattgaatcatttatttttaggaACAATAGTTATCATTTTGTTTAGATATGTTgaatttcaaaatgcaaaattgTATCTGAATGGGGTGAATAATATATTCCATATCTAATTCTGGAGCTAAATGCTGGTATATATTCAGCTAATGAAGAATTCTACATAGAGGCAGATAATCAGTATAGCAGAAAAAGGGCCATGACCCATATTAGAAGCCTGAATGTGAGTCCCAGCTCCCACTCTTGCCTCCAGAACTCTGTGACTGTACACCTGGAAAGGAGATGTTTCTGTTCAGGTCACTGGATTCCTTTCATCCACGttagagacctgggctgagttgccttctcccagcttcagtcccacTCCTGGCAGGTGTGGACATGCAGGAGCTAACCCAtggaaaggagctttctctctttgtttttctgcctctcaaataaacaaatgaaattgtAAAAAGAATTCTCAGCAAAGCTATCATGCTATATAGATatttacattctctgccttcttAAGGCTGTTTTAACAAAAATGTTAACTATGCCATCATGCTATGTGTTAATTATATTCAGGAAAAACAATAGTTTGGATTTTTAATCAAACGCTAAGATAGAATTCAAGCATTAAGAATTTATTCTTATTTCCAGAAACTAGCACaattatatgtctatatatatgtaAAGTGAATATGGCAAAATTTTAACACTCTAGAGGTGACAGTGTTAAGAGAAGAATTTTGGCCCTCTACTCATGTGTCAAAATCCTGACTCCCAGTGTATTTGGATACAACACAGTTAAAGAATTAAGGGGGTCCAACACTGCGATCGGAAAGAAGCTggtgtgatcacttggggagtgcatcagcagttgaaagatctttctctgttttctcctctctctctctttgtaacgttacatttttcaaataaataaaataaataacaggaaAAGAAGTTTTAAAGGTTAAATGGTTAATGAGGACACAAGAGTAAGATCTGGATTTACTGTGACTATTGCTTTTATGATAAGCCGGAGAGCCACCAGGGACATACACCTacgaagaaaaaaaatcacatgggtGTCCAGAAACAAGGCAGTTATTTGTAAACCAGGAAGAAAAGGTTTGGACTTTAAGACTgtgaaatttctgttgtttactgCTCATATTTGATTATCATAAGGAACATTTTAAGATGTTACATGTGTGAATGAaggaagtttagtgtgggtaGAATGACTAGAAATTTATCTTTCTGGCTTATAACCTTCTCAGATGTTGCTTGGCTTTGGGCAAACAAACTGTCTCACATATTGTCTATATCTGTAAACAAATGATAGTAAAATAATCGTTGCATAtccataaataaatttcaaagaaaagcaAGGTAGACATTAGTATaacttatttttgtaattttttgttgttgtcgaatgcaaataattaaaaggaaatataCTTAACAGAATGACACTTTTGAAGTGAACTGTACagatgtactttttaaaagatgaaatagtACGTATTTGAATGATGATCTGATTCTTTAGAGAAAACTGTTTAGAAAGCTACTGCTAAATAAACACTGCTAAATTATTCTCAGCTTAAAAGGAAAAATCAGCTTCAGTCAATCATTTTCTAAACACATTTGTGGAGTAGACATTAGGTTATAGATAATGAATGTCTCAGAGTAATCTACAAATCAGTAAGTATCaaccttgatttttttaaaagaagagttaATGTTTTCAAAATCAAGAGTGTTTCTCAAGCAACAAatcaaggaagagagaaaaacttGCTGGTCTAAATATCCTCCAATTAATTTAGTATTATCTGagtccaatttaaaaaatttactaaaTTGGAGCAAGGCTTCACCTTCTGTAGAAACTTGTAGAATATTATATGGAAAATAGGTATTATGAACACATCATTATTAGAGTGTGATTACATATTTCATAAGAAATATGTTTCATAGAAGGAAAGAACACAGAAAGTTCATGGCAAAGGGCCATCTTAAACTATATTAACTTCTTAAGTACTTATAACATGGGGAACTTAATATATTCATTAACTACATTAGTTATAGGAGAGTTGAGAAACTAAGCAATAGAATGTGAGATAACCCTGAGACTGGAAACCACTATAAGCCACGACCACTGCTGGACTGGAGAAGCAAAGGTGGATGAAGACCAGGGTTACATCGTGGAAGCAGGGTTGATGCTATCCTGAGATGTCAGCATTGCTAGAAAAACCTCCCGAAGCAAAGTAGAAGGCAGAAATGTCGTCtgcctctttgttttctttctaatccATTATCAGATTCTCCCCCTTAGAACCCAATTGCTTTGGGTGCCTGGGCAAAGCATCCTTCAAGGGTCAGTTTGTCTGTAAACAGAACAGAGCTGAGGAAGAACAATGAATGGATACGAAGGCAAACAAACACGGGGCCAGCACTCCTGACAAATACGTCCCCTCCCCATTTGGCAATGTTACGGGAAGAGGCATCTCAAAGAGTCTGTACATCAGATATTGGTGATGCTCAGGTTTACTATCATGCACCCCATCAGAAATGTTTTTGGACAAAGGACCCAAATGTGTGTAGATGTTTATTTTTGAATCGTATGTATGAGTATTAATCTGTACATGTACTATATCAGTTTTGAAGTATAAATTACACTCCAGTGAATCATTTCACTCAAAGATAGGATACACACTGTCTATTTTTTGAGATAGCTGTAGAAAAATGTCGCCTAGTTTTTAGGAAGTAAAGATGAGTAGACTGTCTAGAGTTCCAATGTGTTGTCCCTTCCTGTTAAAGATGTCCTTGTAACAAAATGAAGGGGTCTGTGCATGTGGATGTGTAGGCTGTGATGTGCAATTGATTGTCTCCTTGTGGATATAGAGGTACAAGTCCCTGTGGCTTTTTTCTCTACAGAGACTTGTTTCCCTCTTGAAAATAGTGATTactggaagttgtctgtgaagagTTCCCAAGATGTGTCCTGAATGAATAATCTGAATATCATCTATGTGGCAACTGTGTGAGCCAAAGATacaaaagagatgacttccgccAAGAAGTCACCCACCCATGATTTCTCTGCTGGCAGTCTTGGGACTGTGTTAGGGATTAACCTTCTCATAAATCCACTTACAGCCTCGACACGTTAGTCTCTTTGGAAGTTGAGATTTACTCTTTTACATCGTGGAAGACATGAAaggatgttcatttttaaaaatgtcccagAACTGGTTCTCTTTAAttcaacagaagaaaaatttcaCCTATTACTAACCATTACAATATTCTTAGATATGGCAAATTGGCAATCTTATCTTTTGCAGACAAAAGACATCTCATTTTGGTTAAGAATGTGAAAATAGGAGCTGTTGTGTTCGGGCAgattaatccttcacctgcagctccagcagcccatatggacaccggttgtagtcctggctgctgcagtccagCTCTATGATATTGATATGAtattgacctgggaaagcagcagggtacagctcaaggctttgggtccctacactgatgtgggagacccagaagttgttcctggctccctgttttGGCCCATCCagttctgggcattgcagccatctggggagtaaaccaccaagtggaaactctctttctttctgtctcttattatccttctgtaactctctcaagtgaaagtaaagaaataataagaaaatcatGTGAAAGTCGGGAGAAGGAATGTGATTGTAGTGCCTCCCTAGAAAATATGTTATTTATTAACACATCAATTCCTATGAAGAAATTGGGACAATATAGAATTATGCCAAGTGAGGTTGCTTACTATTGTTTTTCTTCCAGTAAGTATCAATCCTTCAACAACAGTGCTTTCATTTTCTCATCAACAACAGAGGAAATCATGCCACAAAATTATGTCAGTTCTTTGGTATCAGAACATTCAAAATACTTGGGCAGATGGACAAATGTTAAACCATGTGAGTATAcgtgagttttttttaattgttgttgtACTTCTAGGGATATTATCCTTTATTTAGGACCTGTAATAGTTTTACCTTTGCAAAGTTTCAGCATAcaatttattattactttaaataTCAAAGTAAGGCACATACtctcacaaaacaaaattaggTAATAATAGCTTGAGTCTGGAAATGAGGTCCACAGTTCCTAGAGTTTCTTTTAGTCTTTTTCTTAGTAAGGCTATTTGGGAAAGTCCaagattttcattggaaagattttcttatttcatttcaaggaagcttttaaaaatatttcaatctcATAGTGGTTTctttgttgcagtcattttggagaTGTAAAATTGGCAGATCAGATGTATACAGTTTCATTACAACGTTTCTTAATATTTCCAGGTTAATATCTTGACTTAATATTACACATTCTATGCAACTGACTTTATAAAAGATTAATGGGTTACATTTGGTGACTAAATTCATATGCTCTTGTAATAAAAGTATCTTAGGGTAAGGCATTTGGTGCGGCCATTACAATGCTGGGGATGCCTGTATCCTAAATGGGAATGCCTAGTTCAAGTGTTAGCTCctgtgcttctaatccagcttcatgTCAATGCACATCCCACAAGGCAGCAGGTTACTATCagaacttggatccctgtcacccacgtgggagactcaccTGGGCTTCCagacttctgccttcagcctggctcagccctggctgctgtgagcatttgtggaataaactGCCAGATGaagctctgtctctgtcatttttttttttggtcattcaaataaaatgaaaatagatacataaaAGAGATTAAAAACGTTTTAAGGCATACTATTGAGAATAATGAGTTGAATTCTTCCAGAGGATAACATTTATAAAGACAGCAGACCAATGATTGACAGAACTCTTTCTGAACCCTGTTACCTGTTCTACCTTCAAGAGTTAATCACATCATTGGAAAACAATGAATATTGATGGTAGTCGTGTCTAGGTGTTCCTGCTTAATATTATAACCTtacttgatttcatttttataaacttcTCTGCTAGTCCTGCctaatttatgaatttttaaatttatgtgccATAATATTTATTGTCTATCTCTTAGGTAACTATATAGGTcataatcatttcatttttcaatttctttcccttttcacaATATGAACATAAATGACCTATGTATTTTGTTTTCAGGTAAATTGCTTTATGTCTCAAATCTGGGTTTATATAGATGACAATGTCTCTGCATACTTTTTTCAATATAGTTGACATTTTCATGACatggacttttcttttttctgtgtaaCAGGTCATGTCAACCTATCATTTTCTAGGTTGCATTATTTTACTTccatattttctctctgtgtaataaCAGTATATTAATACTTGAGTTTTACTTGGTTTGTTCTTCTTCCACTTgttatagtattttatttttcttcccataGGAATAAAACAGGAATGGTCAAAAAGGGTGATTCATAATTAAGAAACAATGAATGGGGTCAATTTAAGCACCCCAGCAGGTTTTACCTTACTGGGCTTTTCTGACCAGCCCCAACTTGAGATGATTCTCCTTCCAGTTATTTGCATTATATATGTTCTGACACTGATTGGAAACACAGCTATCATACTGATCTCCTATCTGAGCCCCAAACTCCAcacccccatgtacttcttcctctcaAACCTCTCCTTCCTGGACCTCTGTTTCACAACCAGTGTTGTTCCACAAATGCTCTGGAATCTCAAGGGCCCCAAGAAGACTATTACTTACACTGGCTGTGCGATCCAATTCTATGTGGCTTTGGGCTTGGGTTCCACAGAGTGTATTCTTCTAACAGTTATGGCCTATGATCGTTTCAACGCTATCTGCCGACCCCTCCACTACGCTGTTATCATGCACCCAAAGCTTCTCAAGCAGCTAGCAGCCATAGCATGGATCAGTGGTTTTGTGGAGTCCACAGTTCAGACAAGTCTCATTTTCCAGTTGTCATTCTGCAGTCACCACCGGATAGATGACTTCATGTGTGAGGAACCTGCCCTGGTTAAAATTGCCTCTGTAGATACAAggtttttggaaaatgaactctCCATTGCTACTGTGCTCTTTGTGGTTATACCTCTTGGACTGATTCTGCTCTCCTATGGCTGCATTGCTAGGAGTGTGCTGAGGATAAAATCTGCTGAAGGCAGGAGAAAAGCCTTTGGGACCTGTGGGTCCCATCTTATTGTTGTGGTTTTGTTCTTTGGGACCGTAATGGCTGTCTATATCCAACCTAAAAGCAAGTACACACAAAATCACAGCAAATTTCTCACCCTCTTCTATACTGTAGTGACACCATCGCTTAACCCTTTGATCTACACCTTGAGAAACAAGGAAGTTAAATGGGCAATCAAAAAGTTGCTGACAACAGACCCAAGTTAGAAAGGATGTGAAGCATACTCATGGAATCCCTCAGAAATTGAAGCTTTGAGGCATGGTCTAGTTATCCTTTCTCTTTTCATACGTAAGGGGCAATGACTAAATTCACTAAATAAGACTGAATGGGCAATTTAATAGCATTCTGAAGATACCTACTCAACCTTTATTATCCTCTTTTCTGGAACTATTGTGTACTTCTCACGTGCCTTTTATAGACTCTTTGAAGAGGTAaacatttgtatgtgtgtgtatgtgtctatcaTTATACTTTCATTAATATTAGATTTACTATTCTACTACCTAAGGACATGTTGACATCGTTATGAAAAATTCATTTCTTACTAtgggaatacatttttttctaacaatTTGCATTATTACCATGGAAATGATTGGTTTCCAGATCTCATGGTCAATACTGCTCCTGGGAATAGGTATTCTGTCATAGTTTACATGAAAGAGTGAAGATTTCCTGGAAAGCCGTAATTTTCCAGCTATTTTCCTTCTTCAGGGGATGTTGATTCTTGCTCGTTCagaaggagcagcagggattaTGTGCACCCAGAATTTTTTTCTGATGTCTCACATCCGCAGAAGAAGCTATTATGGGGAATGGGGTATGAGATTGAATATTGATTGAATATCAGTGAAAGCACTGATAAAATAACTTGCGTAACTCTCTTacgcacttcttttttttttaagatttatttttattacaaagtcagatatacagagaggagtagagacagagaggaaaatcttccgtctgatgattcactccccaagtgagccgcaatggtccggtgcgcgctgatccgatgctgggaaccaggaacctcttccaggtctcccacgcgggtgcagggtcccaataaattgggccgtcctcaactgctttcccaggccacaagcagggagctggataggaagtggagctgctgggattagaaccggcgcccatatgggatcccggggctttcaaggcgaggactttagccgctaggccacgccgccgggccctgttacgCACTTCTTATCAGCCCAAAATAGCTCTCAATTACTTTTAACACAATTACTATTAACTCTAAGTGTGGGATCTCAGACAAATACACAAACGTGATTTTAATTCTGAGTTTTTACATTCCACAAATGAACATATAGTTTTATGTTTTTAGgaatacttatttacttattcgaaaagcagaatgacagaaagagaaagacccttcacctgctgtttcattgtccaaatgccttcaacatgTAGGACAGAAGAGGAACTCTTCCAGgttcccacttgggtagcagggacccacgtaTTTGTGTCATGACTCATTGCCTTCTCTGGCATATTAGTTGAGTGTTGGATCAGATGCAGAGTAGCTGACCCTTAAGGTGGGACTCTGATAAGAGATGTAGACATCTTAAGTGGCAGCTGAACCCCGGTACCACAATGCTCGCTTCTGAGCATAGGCTTAAAATAATAAGTTTGTGTCTGTCACGTCCATGGCATTTGTTTTATTGACGTTatagttttataaaatttatgaattttttattcatgtcaagcatttttttaaacataagtaCACATAACATTCAACATTCTTGGCAAACTgtaagagttttttgtttttttgttttttttggcttatttatcagagagacacagagagccagacAGAGACACAAGGAACTCAGTGTCTGAATTTTTACTCTCCAAGCACCAACCATGTCTTGGCTTGGTCGAATAGAAGCTGGAGTGTGGGAGCTCTCTGGTAACCCATTAGGCAGAAACCAGGCTGAGTATTCACTGCTGTCCCCAGATCAGCCAAAGTTTTAGAGCTAGATGTCAAACCCAGACTCTACAAGAAGCAGGTGTCTGAACCTGTACCCTAATTGCTATTTGAAATGCTCActatttgataattttttaaatttaaaaaattgtttcctgTATTTTTACAATAGTGACTTGTAAAACATATCCTGATGACTTTAACCTTTAAGATTCCAGCCTGCTTGGGAATACTAGTGACAGGTTATTATTTTGTAAATGCTAATTAGTAGAAAATAAATGGCTCCAGTGGAGATGAGCCGTGAGAAAGCTTTTGGATACAGCAACTCTAACTGAACATAGTGAGAAGACACATACGGAGGAAGAATGTacattcatatacacacacaccccatactgGAGAGGAGAAAGTAGATACAGTCAGCACACATTTACAAGATGACTTGCTGTGTTTGTAAGACATTGTTGTATTCCTAGTTGTAGgatgaaaaacatttaaagaagaatgaaatgaaaagataaatttattttgttgaaaaattgaaattatatgagaaatcttttaaaataatggaagACTAGAAActatatatgtaatttaaaaacaattgcaaaatgaatttattcttcaattatattttaactaattttaaaaacagcatcATGCTTGTTTATtaaattcagtttcattttcaaattacAGTTTCATTGATGGAGGAGAGCCAATTGGCTAACAAGCAATGTgattattcaaataaattaaaatcttatgATTTCAAGCATACAATGAATGAAGAAACTACTAAATGATATTATAAACCCCACATAATCAAGTACTTtccatatattctttatatttttaacaagcgatttttcttttaaaaaggaattagaaAGTTAGTAGATCCTTCTTTCTTAACCTCTGTCCTCTTCTTCTTGAGCTCATGATGGCATGGTGTTAACACTTTGCTGATTCCTTCAAACTGGAACAACTAATAAAACGTCAGCACATTCCAAGAATCTATTTGTTTGAGAATTCTGTTTTAGGACAGAACACGCTGGAGTTTAATGAGAACAGAAGgcagaggtggggctgctggctgTCCACCTCTGCTCTGCAGGACTGGCTCCTTGGTCCACGGTAAGCCAGACCTgacaagcagagagacaaagagtgcTGCACCTACTTGGCGCAGACCGGCTGGGAAGGGCACAAAAAACCACGCGGAATGACTGGCTTGCCAAATTCGCTCCGAAGTCTCAGGTCAGGTGGCTGGTCACAGCTGCACGAGTCCAGTTCTGAGAATATGGCCAACAGTGACAAAGTGCGCAGTGAAGAGGAGATGAAAAGTCACTTTCTCCCCAAGGTgataaaaagggaaaggaaaaagatcTCGCTCAGTGCTCCCCCAAAGCCCTCTTCCTGTTTGGCTTCTTCCCATGGCTGCGAACATGGCTGCAGAAATCACAAGTCAAGCTCATCCCTTACTAAGCCCTGAAGTGAGAAGAAGTCTGAAGAGTCAGCCAAAGAGAAACAGCTAAGCCGAGAAGGATGGAAAGGAAACCGTAGGATACCCAACCAAAGGGCAAAAACGAAGCGTGAAAGAGGGGCCTGGAGGGCTCCAGGCTGGAGGAAGGGGACACTGAAGGAGATGGAGATGACAGTGAAGACTAAAAGGCTACCCTCTAAGCAGTCCTGAGGAGTGCGCAGGCAGTTGTCTGGCTGAGACTGAATTCACCAGAGACTCAGTGCTGGCTTCAGCATACAAAGCTACAGATTGTTGTGTTGCTGATAAGATTCCAAGAGGAGATCTTTTAGAGAAATACAAGTTGCAGCCTTTGCAGGACTCCCACATACAGCCAAATTTTGgtttctgatatggaatgctcgTATATATTTAATAACTTCTTTTCATTCCTACCCTTATCTAAGGCAGCACAGCAAGCTTGTAGGAATTACTAGCAATAataaattttggatttttttaggATGTTAtgctttctgctttaaaaaaaacttttgttcCAATGAAATTAtgtatgtaaaaaaagaaaaattttcaacgtGTCTATTTCAAAGATAGTTTCCTTAAGTTCATAAGTTTTTGATGATTATTGTTAAATATGAATCAAAAGTATTCTTTACTTAGCTTTCCTGATTAAAATTGAACAGACTTTGGAGACAATGTAGTAAGCCCTCCAACACAAGTGAGAAAGAAACCTACATATCAGGGCCAGAACTTCCTTCCAGAAATGAATCTAGATATATGTGGTGCTCCCATTTTATTTATCTCAGGTAAAGAAGAACACAGGGAATTAGGGGATGAGGGGGTGGGGAAAGAATGGAACAAATGATGGACATTGTGAAATGAAGGGAGGTTCATTCCTCTATTTGTGTGGGGAATGTTATTGTGGCCTTTTGTTCCTTTGTTTACTCATCTGTAGGGGGAGGACAACAGCAGAACAGGGCTGGATTTTAGGGTTAAACCAGGCAATGCATATCCTAAGTTTGAGCTATCTCATTCAAGCCTGTACTCAGAATTCAGTGAATATTTTGTTGGTATCATAACTGGTACTCATAAAAATTTATATCAAAGATCTTGGAGATCAAACTTCCCAGAATCTGAGCACCAAAAATAGTAAGAAATTTCTATCCATTCAGAAATACTGGTGAAAATATTGAGGGTAAATTAATTAatgataaaatattgaaaaatgttAAGCATTTTAATATTCTAGAATATGCATTCCTgatgtttttcttatttgctttCAAAGCAGCATGTTGATGACACAATCCATCATAGAAACAATTTCTGGTAGTGTTTGGTTAGCAAATATAAAAAGCCtaaaactaataaaatatttgtattgatTATTGCTGGGTTGTAAGAATGCAACAGAATGTCTCAGAAATTTAAATAATTGCCTTTTTTggttaagattcattcatttttattgcaaagtcagatttatggataaaagcagagagaaagagggagagacagatctcccatctgctgattctctctccaaatggacacagtggctaaagctgagccaatccaaagccaggagcctggagcttcttccaagtctcccagtggatgcagggtcccaag from Ochotona princeps isolate mOchPri1 chromosome 1, mOchPri1.hap1, whole genome shotgun sequence encodes:
- the LOC101521669 gene encoding olfactory receptor 2H1-like, giving the protein MNGVNLSTPAGFTLLGFSDQPQLEMILLPVICIIYVLTLIGNTAIILISYLSPKLHTPMYFFLSNLSFLDLCFTTSVVPQMLWNLKGPKKTITYTGCAIQFYVALGLGSTECILLTVMAYDRFNAICRPLHYAVIMHPKLLKQLAAIAWISGFVESTVQTSLIFQLSFCSHHRIDDFMCEEPALVKIASVDTRFLENELSIATVLFVVIPLGLILLSYGCIARSVLRIKSAEGRRKAFGTCGSHLIVVVLFFGTVMAVYIQPKSKYTQNHSKFLTLFYTVVTPSLNPLIYTLRNKEVKWAIKKLLTTDPS